One window of the Xiphophorus hellerii strain 12219 chromosome 15, Xiphophorus_hellerii-4.1, whole genome shotgun sequence genome contains the following:
- the fmn1 gene encoding formin: protein MEKPRTLSSPMEAENADLLTNVNSKMKSEDASDPFNDSECYFTKSLQSDVSFAEKETRKQYILEEQKTWIESSEIASNTASWMPNNDQINSAVEDKVNNCKEVDLSLDKFGINEAISPKCPQNDKQDDVKETENNGAHFQEDCFPLVHSAVETKHPMIIVKRLIFAVEEQESELEDAEGKEKRKHSEYEEEDTSARLLTSPNDVPLHINKQTVNPPIGSTLTRATFSPGCPTEKKVALPALFSGLRVLRKGIGGPENGTTTQTKQSPPFAKNPVFTEKQSDTKTQNGFLDQVSQLLNQEKTPGDKEDEDLVTEPHQDEIRTQLDGNDECPESKRREPQAEEDTKPVEATRPLSSAEAAFDAFKAFFTPKPLKKDSTERIDLEAVRKKLRNDKDVLRTIFERTSKKTPDKNDACDEKSETPTAGEGEEKTPGRLQAVWPPLKEEKVGLKYTEAEHQAALLQLKRECKQEQEKLQEDYEHQLCKLRDENRDNVARLELMLEELQVSQVWSQHPDGLKDAAVSTADGLLDKSFRNVSIQTDRENFIISPEDGDMTTTTCSNLQQTMGASKNPDMVSTEVLSSSSVVSTLPQSHPPNSQKRRSLSPPPPPPLPPPGVAHPPPPPLPPGVAHPPPPPPPPGVAHPPPPPPAGGVIAEKPPRKRAVEPSRAMKPLYWTRIQIQDDNNHSLWNMLEEPHINGNEFEDLFAKTTTMEKRKPLSQAYEKKAKAKKIIKLLDSKRSQAVGILISSLHLEMKDIQQAVLTVDHSVVDLDAIEALYENRGLPDELEKIRKHRESSEEDDVKLLDKPEQFLYELSQIPDFPGRACCMIFQSTFTDGISSVKRKLSSVSCVCKVLLESSGVREVMGLVLALGNHMNGGSKIRGQADGFGLEILPKLKDVKSRDNRISLVDYVVSYYLHNVDKNAGTEKSMFPLPEPQDVFMAAQVKFDDLHRDLRQLEQDLTRCEKNVHKVCSESSEEHLQPFKDKMEVFVLTARKEHAEASYQLMTVQKTFQDVALYFGLKPKPGEKEVTTGHLFMLWFEFSADFKARWKRENKNISKERLKEAQMTVKRITGEKKVETRKINPNSLKERLRQKEAQVTSP, encoded by the exons ATGGAAAAGCCAAGAACTTTAAGTAGCCCAATGGAGGCAGAAAATGCAGATTTACTGACAAATGTTAACAGCAAAATGAAGTCTGAAGACGCTTCTGACCCGTTCAATGATTCTGAATGCTATTTCACAAAATCTTTGCAAAGTGATGTGTCttttgcagaaaaagaaacaaggaaaCAGTACATCCTAGAGGAACAGAAAACTTGGATTGAAAGCTCTGAAATTGCTTCCAATACGGCGAGTTGGATGCCGAATAATGATCAGATTAACTCTGCAGTTGAAGACAAAGTTAATAACTGCAAGGAAGTTGATCTGTCACTGGACAAATTTGGAATAAATGAAGCCATTTCCCCAAAATGTCCCCAAAACGATAAGCAGGATGACGTAAAAGAGACTGAAAATAATGGTGCACATTTTCAGGAAGACTGTTTCCCACTTGTGCATTCTGCAGTGGAAACCAAACATCCTATGATAATTGTAAAACGTTTGATTTTTGCTGTTGAAGAACAGGAATCAGAGTTGGAGGATGCTGAAGGTAAAGAGAAGAGGAAACATTCTGAATATGAAGAAGAAGACACCTCTGCACGTCTCCTTACCAGCCCAAATGACGTTCCACTTCATATTAATAAACAAACTGTTAATCCTCCGATTGGGTCAACTCTGACTAGAGCTACTTTCTCTCCAGGATgcccaacagaaaaaaaggtcGCGCTCCCGGCTCTGTTCAGTGGCCTGCGGGTCTTGAGGAAGGGAATCGGTGGGCCTGAGAACGGCACAACCACTCAAACCAAACAGAGTCCTCCGTTTGcaaaaaatccagttttcacagaaaaacagagcgaCACAAAGACCCAGAACGGATTTCTGGACCAGGTCTCCCAGCTTCTGAATCAAGAAAAAACTCCTGGTGATAAAGAAGATGAAGATTTGGTGACTGAACCACATCAGGATGAAATCAGGACCCAGTTGGATGGAAATGATGAATGTCCAGAGAGTAAGAGGAGAGAAcctcaagcagaagaagatACAAAACCAGTCGAGGCCACCAGACCTCTGTCGAGCGCGGAAGCTGCTTTCGATGCCTTCAAGGCCTTTTTCACaccaaaacctctgaagaaagACTCGACAGAGAGGATCGACCTGGAGGCAGTGAGGAAGAAGTTGAGAAACGATAAAGATGTGCTAAGAACAATTTTTGAGAGAACCTCCAAAAAAACACCAGACAAGAACGATGCATGTGATGAAAAA TCAGAGACGCCCACAGCAggagaaggagaggaaaaaactCCTGGTCGTCTGCAAGCCGTGTGGCCACCTCTCAAGGAAGAAAAGGTTGGCCTGAAGTATACAGAAGCAG AGCACCAGGCCGCTCTCCTGCAGCTGAAGAGAGAATGCAAACAGGAGCAGGAGAAGCTACAG GAGGATTATGAGCATCAGCTCTGCAAACTGAGGGATGAAAACAGAGACAATGTTGCTCGCCTGGAGTTGATGCTTGAGGAGCTACAAGTCTCACAGGTTTGGAGCCAACATCCCGATGGGCTCAAAGATGCTGCCGTTTCCACAGCCGACGGCTTGTTAGACAAATCCTTCCGCAATGTTAGCATCCAGACCGACCGAGAAAACTTCATCATAAGTCCTGAAGATGGTGACATGACCACGACAACCTGCTCGAATCTTCAGCAGACAATGGGAGCCTCCAAAAATCCAGACATGGTTTCCACAGaagttttgtcttcttcttctgtggtttcaACGTTACCTCAGAGTCATCCTCCTAATTCTCAGAAACGACGCAGtttgtctcctcctcctccgcctccacTACCACCACCAGGGGTCGCTCACCCACCACCTCCTCCACTACCACCAGGTGTCGCTCAcccaccacctcctccaccaccaccaggtGTCGCTCAcccaccacctcctccaccagCAGGGGGAGTCATTGCCGAAAAACCTCCACGGAAGCGGGCAGTGGAACCTTCCCGAGCCATGAAGCCGCTTTACTGGACCAGAATCCAGATCCAAGATGACAA TAACCACTCGCTGTGGAACATGTTAGAGGAACCACACATAAACGGCAATGAGTTTGAGGATCTGTTTGCTAAAACAACGACGATGGAGAAAAGGAAGCCGCTGTCTCAGGCCTATGAGAAGAAAGCAAAAGCCAAAAAG ATCATTAAGCTGCTGGACAGCAAACGCTCTCAGGCTGTGGGCATCCTCATATCCAGCCTCCATTTGGAGATGAAAGATATTCAGCAAG CTGTTCTGACTGTGGATCATTCTGTGGTGGACCTGGATGCCATCGAAGcactttatgaaaat AGAGGTCTACCGGATGAGTTGGAGAAGATCAGGAAGCACCGCGAATCGTCTGAGGAAGATGATGTTAAACTGTTGGACAAACCTGAGCA GTTCCTGTACGAACTGTCTCAGATTCCAGACTTTCCTGGGAGAGCTTGCTGCATGATCTTCCAGTCGACCTTCACCGATGGGATTTCCTCAGTTAAACGCAAGCTGAGCTCCGTCTCATGTGTCTGCAAG GTTCTGCTGGAGAGCAGCGGTGTCAGGGAAGTGATGGGACTGGTGCTGGCGCTGGGAAACCACATGAACGGAGGCAGCAAGATCAGAGGCCAGGCCGACGGATTTGGTCTGGAAATCCTCCCAAAACTGAAAGATGTCAAAAGCAGG GACAACCGGATCAGCCTGGTGGACTACGTAGTATCGTACTACCTGCACAACGTGGACAAG AACGCTGGAACAGAAAAGTCCATGTTTCCTCTCCCTGAGCCTCAGGACGTCTTCATGGCAGCTCAGGTCAAATTTGACGACCTTCACCGAGATCTGAGGCAGCTTGAACAAGACTTGACAA gATGCgagaaaaatgttcataaagtCTGTTCAGAGTCTTCTGAAGAACACCTGCAGCCGTTTAAGGACAAGAtggaagtttttgttttaactg ctcGAAAGGAGCATGCAGAAGCTTCCTATCAGCTGATGACTGTGCAAAAAAC